Proteins encoded by one window of Sulfurospirillum barnesii SES-3:
- the pdxY gene encoding pyridoxal kinase PdxY: MNILSIQSHVVFGHVGNAAAVFPMQRLGVEVWPLHTVQFSNHTGYGSWKGRVFDGFFVDELLEGLAQREILHTCDGVVSGYMGSPDLGYAILGAVERVKKENPKALYCCDPVIGDVGRGIFVRQGIPEFMAEHACSVADIMTPNHFELEYLTQQSIHTKEALKHAIESLHAKGPHIVLVTSVHLEDTPHDALDLVVSEQGQLFRIRTPKLDIVLNGTGDTITALFFVHYLRTRCIKTALCNATSSVYGLLKKTELASSREILLIAAQEEIVSPSWYFEAVPL, translated from the coding sequence ATCGCATGTTGTATTTGGTCATGTCGGCAATGCCGCGGCAGTTTTTCCCATGCAACGCTTAGGGGTTGAAGTGTGGCCACTGCATACCGTACAGTTTTCCAACCACACAGGCTATGGTTCGTGGAAAGGGAGAGTATTTGACGGCTTTTTTGTCGATGAACTCTTAGAGGGTTTAGCGCAACGAGAGATACTGCACACCTGTGATGGCGTGGTCTCTGGTTACATGGGCTCACCCGATTTGGGGTATGCCATTTTAGGAGCAGTGGAGAGAGTCAAAAAAGAAAATCCCAAAGCGCTGTATTGTTGTGACCCTGTCATTGGCGATGTAGGACGTGGCATTTTTGTACGCCAAGGTATCCCTGAATTTATGGCAGAACATGCGTGTAGCGTAGCAGATATTATGACTCCAAACCACTTTGAGCTTGAATACCTCACCCAGCAGAGCATTCACACCAAAGAAGCGCTGAAACATGCGATAGAAAGCTTGCACGCCAAAGGTCCTCACATTGTGCTCGTCACTTCAGTGCATTTGGAGGATACCCCACACGATGCCTTAGATTTGGTGGTTTCTGAACAAGGTCAATTGTTTAGAATTCGCACGCCAAAACTGGATATTGTTTTAAATGGAACGGGCGATACCATTACCGCGCTCTTCTTTGTGCACTATTTACGAACACGTTGTATCAAAACGGCTCTGTGCAATGCGACCTCATCGGTCTATGGATTGCTTAAAAAAACGGAACTTGCCTCTTCACGGGAGATTTTACTCATTGCCGCACAAGAGGAGATTGTCTCGCCTTCGTGGTATTTTGAAGCGGTGCCATTGTAG
- a CDS encoding CopD family protein has product MDYYKWVLAFHVMAFLSWMAMLFYLPRLFVYHVEYAEKKGFVEVVKIQEYKIYTYIGLPAFWATLASGLLMIALDTQLLSSGGWIYAKFAVLIILALYSFSLEKYRLELANGTCTKSGKFFRAYNEVPTALAILIVGYVITKSFSWAFTLITLGVLAMIMDVILDGKEKK; this is encoded by the coding sequence TTGGACTACTACAAATGGGTTTTAGCCTTCCATGTGATGGCATTTCTTTCGTGGATGGCAATGCTTTTCTATTTGCCTCGTCTTTTTGTTTACCATGTTGAATATGCTGAAAAAAAAGGCTTTGTGGAAGTGGTGAAAATTCAAGAGTACAAAATCTACACCTACATTGGGCTTCCTGCCTTTTGGGCAACCCTTGCGAGTGGTCTTTTAATGATTGCACTCGATACGCAACTACTCTCAAGCGGTGGATGGATTTACGCTAAATTTGCTGTTTTAATCATTCTTGCACTCTACTCTTTTTCCCTTGAAAAGTACCGCCTAGAGCTTGCCAATGGCACCTGTACCAAAAGTGGAAAATTCTTTCGAGCCTATAACGAAGTACCGACTGCTTTAGCCATTTTAATTGTGGGGTATGTCATCACCAAAAGTTTTTCATGGGCATTTACACTCATTACACTGGGTGTTTTAGCGATGATTATGGATGTGATTTTGGATGGAAAAGAGAAAAAATAA